A genomic region of bacterium contains the following coding sequences:
- a CDS encoding sensor domain-containing diguanylate cyclase gives MEKQKLLSVFKDIPVILLQVDKKGIILDILLLNEPPKSYSKSLIGKNLSDIFPDEITENLQNNLQYVPETQGLKEFSFNLTIEQSLFFFKTYMLPIKRNTFILALHNITYYKNIESKEQKYKDIIKEHAQLLSLFDSIDHIIYVTDMDTYEILYVNKALQNRIGYPLVGKLCYKEFQNLDSPCPFCTNHIIKNSNYQPYYWEFHNKKLKAYFHITDRVIKWPDGRDVRFELAIDITKQKELEKELKILASTDELTGVWNRRYFIHQGNHEFERAIRYNIPFSLILIDVDRFKRINDSYGHIAGDTVIKKISNIILKNLRELDVCARIGGDEFGIILPNTEISGAEILAERLRIIISKETFKYEAYKIKSTISIGLTGYKKEISSFEEMFKLADSALYEAKERGRNITISKHY, from the coding sequence ATGGAAAAACAGAAACTTTTATCTGTATTCAAAGATATTCCAGTCATACTTCTACAGGTTGATAAAAAAGGGATTATATTAGATATATTACTATTAAATGAACCACCAAAGTCCTATTCAAAATCTCTTATAGGGAAAAATCTATCTGATATCTTCCCTGATGAAATAACAGAGAACTTACAAAATAATCTACAATATGTACCTGAAACGCAGGGCTTAAAAGAATTTTCCTTTAATCTTACCATAGAACAATCTCTATTTTTCTTTAAAACCTATATGCTGCCTATAAAAAGGAATACATTCATTCTGGCTTTACATAATATTACTTACTATAAAAATATAGAATCAAAAGAACAAAAATATAAAGATATTATAAAAGAACATGCTCAACTCCTTTCTCTGTTTGATTCTATTGACCACATTATTTATGTAACAGATATGGATACATATGAAATCCTTTATGTAAATAAGGCATTGCAAAATAGAATAGGTTATCCACTTGTAGGGAAGTTATGTTATAAAGAATTCCAGAATCTTGATTCCCCCTGTCCATTCTGTACAAATCATATAATAAAAAATAGCAACTACCAGCCATACTACTGGGAATTTCATAATAAAAAGTTAAAGGCATATTTTCACATCACAGACAGGGTAATAAAATGGCCTGATGGAAGAGATGTAAGATTTGAACTTGCAATAGATATAACAAAACAGAAAGAACTTGAAAAGGAACTCAAAATCCTTGCATCTACAGATGAACTTACAGGTGTCTGGAACAGAAGATATTTTATACATCAAGGCAACCATGAATTTGAAAGGGCTATCAGATACAATATCCCTTTCTCGCTTATTTTAATTGATGTGGATAGATTCAAAAGAATAAACGACAGTTATGGACATATTGCAGGTGATACGGTTATAAAAAAAATTTCAAATATTATTTTAAAAAACCTCAGGGAACTTGATGTATGTGCCCGTATAGGTGGAGATGAATTCGGTATAATCCTGCCAAATACAGAAATATCAGGTGCAGAAATACTTGCAGAAAGATTAAGAATCATAATTTCAAAAGAGACATTTAAATATGAGGCATATAAAATTAAATCTACAATCAGTATAGGACTAACAGGATATAAAAAGGAAATTAGCAGTTTTGAAGAAATGTTCAAACTGGCGGATAGCGCCCTATACGAAGCCAAAGAAAGAGGTAGAAATATTACCATTTCAAAACATTATTAA
- the mnmG gene encoding tRNA uridine-5-carboxymethylaminomethyl(34) synthesis enzyme MnmG encodes MGKIYDIIVVGGGHAGIEASLAGARMGCSVLFITFTKDKIGYMSCNPAVGGVGKGQLVKEVDALGGEMAKATDKTGIQFRILNSSKGPAVWSSRAQVDRKKYAIYMQEVVSSEKNIEVIEGEVTALIIENNEIRGIEIDGEKISAKTVILAPGTFLNGTIYIGMETMSGGRIEETKTSKKLSEWLKKYGFEMLRFKTGTCARLDGKTINFDKLKPQYGDEPPVPFSFSTEKLEIRQLPCYITYTNEKTHKIIRENLNRSPLFTGLITGTGVRYCPSLEDKVVKFPHHTRHHVFLEPEGLDTDIYYPNGISTSLPLDVQEEFIHTIEGLEDVKIERYGYGIEHDVVEPTQIYPTLETKKIKGLFLAGQINGTTGYEEASAQGLIAGINASLKVKNQPPFILDRATAYIGVLIDDLTTKGTKEPYRMFTSRVEYRLLLREDNADIRLRDAGYRLGLVNKDDWEKTIYKKQKIEEIIYKLKKEKITVENGRITLFEYLTKSGTNIKSIIKENDYDADILRKVEIEVKYSPYVKQMLAEIKEFKNLEKIKIPSDIDYNKIPGLSLEIKEKLSALKPLTLGQASRISGITPASISTLLIYLKKKNIFD; translated from the coding sequence AAAAGATAAAATTGGTTATATGTCCTGTAATCCTGCGGTAGGAGGTGTAGGGAAAGGACAACTTGTAAAAGAAGTTGATGCACTCGGTGGAGAAATGGCTAAAGCAACAGATAAAACAGGTATACAGTTTAGAATACTAAACAGTTCCAAGGGACCTGCGGTCTGGTCATCAAGAGCACAGGTAGATAGAAAAAAATATGCAATTTATATGCAGGAAGTTGTATCAAGTGAAAAGAATATTGAAGTTATAGAAGGAGAAGTTACAGCACTTATAATAGAAAACAACGAAATAAGGGGAATAGAGATAGACGGAGAAAAAATATCTGCAAAAACTGTCATACTTGCTCCGGGGACATTCCTGAATGGAACAATATATATCGGTATGGAAACAATGTCAGGAGGGCGGATTGAAGAGACGAAAACAAGTAAAAAGTTATCAGAGTGGCTTAAAAAATACGGCTTTGAAATGCTACGGTTTAAAACAGGCACCTGTGCACGTCTTGATGGGAAAACAATAAATTTTGATAAATTGAAACCACAGTATGGAGATGAACCACCTGTTCCTTTTTCTTTCTCAACAGAAAAACTTGAAATCAGGCAGCTGCCCTGTTATATCACCTATACAAATGAAAAAACACATAAAATCATCAGAGAAAACCTGAACCGTTCACCTCTCTTTACAGGTCTGATAACAGGTACAGGAGTAAGATACTGTCCTTCACTTGAAGATAAAGTAGTAAAATTCCCCCATCATACCAGACATCATGTATTCCTTGAACCAGAAGGACTGGATACAGATATTTATTATCCTAACGGAATCTCTACAAGTTTACCTCTGGATGTACAGGAAGAATTCATACATACTATAGAAGGATTAGAAGATGTAAAGATAGAAAGATATGGATATGGTATAGAGCATGATGTTGTAGAACCAACTCAGATATATCCAACACTTGAAACAAAAAAGATAAAGGGGCTATTTCTTGCAGGACAGATAAACGGTACAACAGGATATGAAGAGGCATCTGCACAAGGACTTATCGCAGGAATAAATGCTTCTCTGAAAGTTAAAAATCAACCGCCATTTATTCTTGATAGAGCAACTGCTTATATTGGTGTTCTTATTGACGACCTGACAACCAAAGGGACGAAAGAACCATACAGAATGTTTACCTCAAGGGTTGAATATCGCTTACTGCTAAGAGAAGATAATGCTGACATAAGGTTACGTGATGCCGGCTACAGATTGGGACTGGTTAATAAAGACGATTGGGAAAAAACAATATATAAAAAACAAAAAATAGAAGAAATTATATATAAACTTAAAAAAGAAAAAATTACTGTTGAGAATGGCAGGATAACTCTTTTTGAATATCTTACTAAATCTGGAACTAATATAAAGTCAATTATAAAAGAAAATGATTATGATGCAGATATTCTTAGAAAAGTAGAGATAGAGGTTAAATATAGCCCTTATGTAAAGCAGATGTTAGCAGAAATAAAAGAGTTTAAAAATCTTGAAAAAATCAAAATACCTTCAGATATTGATTATAATAAAATTCCAGGTCTTTCCCTTGAAATTAAGGAAAAACTTTCTGCTTTAAAACCACTTACACTCGGACAGGCAAGTAGAATATCAGGAATAACACCTGCTTCAATATCCACATTGCTGATATATTTAAAGAAGAAGAACATATTTGACTGA